The following proteins are encoded in a genomic region of Mahella australiensis 50-1 BON:
- a CDS encoding ImmA/IrrE family metallo-endopeptidase gives MVREILTAMRNNQDFDNLLWTYGIICKPKALPGYIYGFTYKSSADIYHIFINEALNDGKKNQTVLHELEHIELGHFEAGFIGIIDIYYEQEADAEAQKIAEEAAAYNWKSKNSKGALINENFKTYTRF, from the coding sequence ATGGTTAGAGAAATACTTACGGCTATGCGCAACAATCAGGACTTTGATAATCTACTATGGACTTATGGGATTATATGCAAACCCAAAGCCCTGCCCGGCTATATCTATGGATTTACATACAAGTCCTCGGCAGACATATACCATATATTCATAAATGAGGCCTTAAACGATGGGAAGAAGAACCAAACCGTATTGCACGAACTCGAGCATATAGAATTGGGCCACTTTGAGGCTGGTTTTATCGGTATTATAGATATATACTATGAGCAAGAAGCTGACGCAGAGGCTCAGAAAATAGCCGAAGAAGCGGCTGCATATAATTGGAAGTCAAAAAATAGTAAGGGGGCATTAATTAATGAAAATTTTAAAACATATACCAGGTTTTAG
- a CDS encoding 3'-5' exonuclease, whose protein sequence is MKILKHIPGFRFGVRWKKLIATAYYLFSLLILLSSVETGIVLLIFPFIIFGLIDKIKAKRNSNQATPKVKQIDKPNVATERPKQQSAPAPVLNTQSVNHRININTKKWLNACNEFVAIDLETTGLNPINDKIIEVAAVKFKDGQIIDRFTTLINPEIHIPSGITRINHITDEMVKDAPVLAEVMPCLVNFIEDSILVMHNASFDLKFLKHHAMNFGHDINNSYIDTLPTCRNIFSGLENYKLPTIASHLGICGDSFHRACNDAEICGQVLIKCIETAKDRSSQGASLI, encoded by the coding sequence ATGAAAATTTTAAAACATATACCAGGTTTTAGGTTTGGGGTTCGGTGGAAAAAGTTAATTGCTACAGCTTATTATTTATTTAGCTTGCTTATACTTCTATCGAGTGTTGAAACAGGAATAGTACTTCTTATCTTCCCATTTATAATATTCGGCCTCATAGACAAAATAAAGGCAAAGCGTAACTCTAATCAGGCTACTCCTAAAGTAAAACAAATTGATAAGCCTAATGTCGCAACAGAAAGGCCAAAACAGCAGTCTGCTCCTGCACCTGTCTTAAATACACAATCAGTAAATCACCGAATAAATATTAATACCAAAAAGTGGCTTAATGCTTGCAATGAATTTGTGGCTATCGACTTGGAAACAACTGGTCTTAATCCAATAAACGATAAGATTATTGAAGTGGCCGCAGTAAAATTTAAAGATGGACAAATTATTGATAGATTTACAACTTTAATTAATCCAGAAATACATATACCATCAGGAATTACAAGAATAAACCATATAACAGATGAGATGGTTAAAGATGCTCCAGTATTAGCTGAAGTCATGCCATGTTTAGTGAATTTTATCGAAGATTCAATCCTTGTTATGCATAATGCTTCTTTCGACTTAAAATTTTTAAAACATCATGCAATGAATTTTGGGCATGACATTAATAACTCATATATAGACACACTTCCCACTTGTAGAAACATATTCTCTGGACTTGAAAATTACAAATTACCTACTATTGCAAGCCATCTCGGTATATGTGGCGATTCTTTTCATAGAGCATGTAATGATGCAGAAATATGTGGCCAAGTATTAATTAAATGTATTGAAACGGCAAAGGATAGAAGCAGTCAAGGAGCCAGTCTTATATGA
- a CDS encoding DUF3800 domain-containing protein, with protein MQTKLPLVHVYCDESSQSCNKYLVIGGIWIPAENVGNIGAKFIEFRNNNHMLNELKWGKVSNGKLNEYKKFIDEVFDGIYKRYLAYRCIIVNMEQYDNKTYNNGDKELGFYKIYYQLLLQNCMPGHRYIIYPDDRKNSYKHRLEALKIILNRGMRKKYGINYDAIRNIEARDSHNEDLIQAVDIITGAIGYRWNCRHLNDNASTAKIQLSEYITQKAGLQTLATCHKKGEHVDFNIWYMDMSKSNKRKTK; from the coding sequence GTGCAAACCAAGCTGCCTTTAGTACATGTATATTGCGATGAAAGTTCGCAAAGTTGTAATAAATATTTAGTTATAGGCGGAATATGGATACCAGCTGAAAATGTCGGTAATATTGGCGCTAAGTTTATTGAATTTAGGAATAATAATCATATGCTAAATGAACTAAAGTGGGGTAAAGTGTCTAATGGAAAGTTAAATGAATACAAAAAATTCATTGATGAGGTTTTCGACGGTATATATAAACGGTATTTAGCATATCGTTGCATAATTGTTAATATGGAACAATATGACAATAAAACATATAACAATGGAGATAAAGAGCTTGGCTTTTACAAGATTTATTATCAACTACTGCTTCAAAATTGTATGCCGGGTCACAGATATATAATATATCCTGATGACAGGAAAAATTCATACAAACATAGACTTGAAGCGTTAAAAATTATACTAAATAGAGGAATGCGCAAAAAATATGGGATCAACTACGATGCTATTAGAAATATTGAAGCACGTGATTCCCATAATGAAGATCTTATACAAGCGGTAGATATAATTACTGGTGCGATAGGATATAGATGGAATTGTAGACATTTGAACGATAACGCTAGCACCGCAAAGATACAATTATCAGAATACATAACACAAAAAGCTGGACTTCAAACATTGGCCACATGCCATAAGAAAGGGGAACATGTTGATTTTAATATCTGGTATATGGACATGAGTAAATCTAATAAACGAAAAACAAAATAG